In Oncorhynchus gorbuscha isolate QuinsamMale2020 ecotype Even-year linkage group LG03, OgorEven_v1.0, whole genome shotgun sequence, the DNA window ctgactaacgaggtgacaccaatcagtgTGTCCTACGTGCTAATGAGCAAAAGTTCAACCTCACAACATAAATCgaaaaaccaaagcctgtaaAACATTCCACTTTAAGACAACAAATATATCCTATATTTTTGATGGACGAGTTTTCTCaccaccaacagaaaacaacttccatttcACATTGTAATCAACTACAATGCTTCACCTTCTACaatataaacatggtgtctgCTGGCTGGCAACAATTGAAGGCAGCAAAAAAGAAAATCGAAATAATAATATACTTTagtattatttttttcatttttttttaatagAACCCAAAAATTCACTAGCTAATAGAACTCTCGTccactttttatttaactaggcaagtcagttatgaacaactTCTTATCGAcagtgacagcctaggaacagtgggttaactgggggGAGAACAACATATTTTGGATGGGATTTGGGAAGTGAACTGAGAGCGCCAACAGAGCATTGCCAGTTTGGAATTCTGTCCAATGCCCCCCACCACCCAGGAGCAAGTCATCCTGGGAGAAGCTGATGGAAGGAGTCAGTGAAGAGCCAGAAGAGAGATCCACCTTTCAAAATGTTTATCAGCTCGGAGATTCGatacagcaacctttcggttactgccaaacgctctaaccactcggctactgAAAGTACGTTGACATTACGTTGTTTTAAAGTAATTAAAAAAATAACcccaaaatacatattttcaactACAACCGAACAAATATTGGACGTCAGGCATTGTCTTCTTTTCAATTACATTTTGCTAGGTGGGATAACCCCAAAGTAAAAACACAGTTTTAACGTGTTCAAATCAATAACCAATATGCAGTTTGTGATATATTGAAAACCTAAACATAAAATGTGCTATGAACACAAACATCTGCCACAATAACCACATTActtgtattttttaaacaagctccTTATAAACGGCACAAGCATCAGAAACACTTGTTTTGACAAGTAGCAATAAATCACTGATATCGATTAGGGGGGGAAATCAGGTTGTACGTGCTGTTGAAACTAACACAACTAAAAGAACACATTGAAATGAAAGATATATTTTACCTCACTGATTATAGGACAACCTGCAGAAGACAGTCAACTACATTTTGGAGTGATGCATTTAAATTTAGAGGTCGCTAAACAAAGGAACTCAACACTTATTTGTCATCACTCAACGATATCATGTTGAAATCAATTGTTGCCCgagagggagatgaggttgcACGTCCTGTCAAAACTAACAGCTCAAAAACCACACAGAATCAGAGAATAATGTgtacatcactggttagaggacaacttttagaaaacagctagctacattttgaagTGTTACATTTTGATTCAAGTGGGTCACCAACACGGGAAGTGTAACACAGCTCTTTTTGTGTTAGTCACTTTTTGTTAAATCACATAAATAATACTCTTTCAATTCAGAGCCTGGATTTTTCCCAAGGCTAATATCCATATCATGTTGAAATCAATAGAACAGGGGGCGAACGTTTAGGATTCTACATTGTGAAATACCTTAAAATACTCCAAATACAATGTTAAAAACATTCTTCATTGTGAAATTATTTCACTGATATCATGAAACAACTCCTTCATGTATTTTCTGATGAGTTCTCTCCTGTGTGCGTTTTCTGGTGTAGAGTCAGATGGCAAGATTGAcgaaaactcttcccacattgaacacaactgtaaggtttctctcctgtgtgtgttctctggtgcaaAATCAGGCTGTTTAGCTGAGTAaagctcttcccacattgattacagctatacggtttctctccagtgtgtgttctctggtgtagagtcagatGGCAAGATTgactaaaactcttcccacattgaacaCAGCTGTaggatttctctcctgtgtgtgttctctggtgtagagtcagagTGCTAGATGcagcaaaactcttcccacattgaacaCAGCtgaaaggtttctctcctgtgtgtgttctctggtgttgagTCAGAGTGCTAGATGcagcaaaactcttcccacattgaccacaggtataaggtttctctcctgtatgtgCTCTCTGGTGTAGAGTTAGATTGCCAGATGTAGTacatctcttcccacattgatcacagcagtaaggtttctctcctgtgtgtgttctctggtgcacTGTCAGAGAGCCAGATCGACCAAAATTCTTCCCACATTGAACACAgatataaggtttctctcctgtgtgtgttctctggtgcacTGTGAGCTCTCCAGATTGACCAAAACTCTTaccacattgaccacagctataagatttctctcctgtgtgtgttctctggtgtatagttAGATGGCCAGATGTAGTGCATCCCTTCCCACAATGACCACAGCTGAAAGggttctctcctgtgtgtgttctctggtgcacTGTCAGAGAGCCAGatccaccaaaactcttcccacattgaacaCAGCTAtacgatttctctcctgtgtgtgttctctggtgcatTTTAATGCCTGATGAcgtgaatctcttcccacagtcagagcagcaatgAGTTCTCCTCCCTGTGGATCTCTGCAGGTGTTTAttgaggtgttctgatctggagaggctcttctctgcctcttcagCATCATCATAAGGTTGTTGAGGCTtcccagaggatccacgatagtcccgtctctctcctgtgtgaacaacaaagtcagacagatgatTAAAGGCCCACAACAGCGGTAATCCCCTGTAAAAGTTGATGCAAACAGCGTAGCCATGATGTTATACAACAattgtaatgtctgtaatgaatGTTAAAATTATTTGACAATTGTCTTAAAATGAGCAAGAATAGTCATAGGTTGTCTTATTTTCACATTAGTATTACCATCGATGATTGTAGGATAAAAATAAGATATTCATGTTGTTGAAACCCTAAACAGTGTGCCAGACAACTTTTGGCCTCCAATATAGGCCCCTTTCTGTGTTTGCTAAAATTGGGGCACGAGGGCGATTTGATTGCAGGAACTCCtccctgctaatgaggaaaccgaTAGTTATGGATGTACTATATCTGCCTGGAGCAAAAATGGCGAGTAAAGATTATAGTTTTTCACAATGTATTCTGAATGTGAATGGGGGAAAACTCAGGGGAGTAACCTCCATTTCCAGGTTGcttatgagtgcatttcacactactttggATTATAATTGTAAGGCTCGTTTGAATATCCTGTTTAATATGTTTGCTACAGTATTATGAATTATGTGTAATTATTAAACTGTCTATGACACAGGTTCCGCTAAAGAAACCCCccccaacattccgctgaaaaggcagcatgGGATATTCAatctttcacacattaacaatacagcaaatgaaagaaacatcttgttaatctacccattgtgtccgatttttaaaatggtttacagcaaaaacacaacatatatttacgttagatcaccaccaaatccaaaacacagccatttttcccagccaaagatagtcacaaaagcagaattagagataaaattaatcactaatctTTGATAATatcatcatgttacacaatacatttatattttgttcgataatatgcatatttatatccacaaatctcagtttacattggcgccatgttcagaaatgcctccaaaatatccagagtaattacagagagccacgtcaaataacagaaatactcatcataaactttgacgaaaGATACGTTTTATATATAATTAAAGATatactggttcttaatgcaaatTTGCATTTTAAAtgaggaaaataagtatttgacccctctgcaaaacatgacttagtacttggtggcaaaacccttgttggcaatcacagaggtcagatatttcttgtagttggccaccaggtttgcacacatctcaggagggattttttCCCACTCCTTCCACTCtcatcttctccaagtcattaaggtttgaggctgacgtttggcaactcgaaccttcagccccctccaaagattttctatgggattaaggtctggagactggctaggccactccaggaccttaatgtgcttcttcttgagccactcctttgttcccttggccgtgtgttttgggtcattgtcatgctggaatacccatccacgacccattttcagtACCCTGGCTGAGGGAATAAGATtttcacccaagatttgacggtacatggccccgcccatcgtccctttgatgcagtgaagttgtcctgtccccttagcagaaaaacacccccaaagcataatgtttccacctccatgtttgacagtggggatggtttCTTGGGGGTCATAGGcaacattcctcctcctccaaacacagaGGGAGATTGAGATTATTTTATGTTTCTTCCatgtgttattctgtctctcactgttcaaataaacctaccattaaaattatacactgatcatttctttgtcagtgggcaaacgtacaaaatcggcaggggatcaaatactccCCCCCCCTCActgtacatgtattgtgtaaacatgaagtcctatgagtgtcatctgatgaagatcatcacaggttagtgattcattttctctttgtgctttttgtgactcctctctttggctggaaaaatgtttttctgtggcttggtggtgacctaacataatcgtttgtggtgctttcgctgtaaagcctatttgaaatcggacactgtggtgggattaacaacaagattaacttttaaaacggtataagatcctatgtttgaggaattttaattctgAGATTTCtgatgttttgaatttggcgccttgcactttcactggctgttgtcatatcgaacCTGTTAAAACCACTtaagcctaccccctactttttcgaacattctgttaaaaatcgcgcaacatttcagcgtcctgctactcatgccaggagtatagtatatgcatataattagtaagtgtggatagaaaacactctgacgtttctaaaactggttaaatcacggctgtgactataacagaacgtgtgtttcatcgaaaagcagaagaaaaactgatcaccaaaatctggaaaaaatatcaatccgtcacttgcatgtattgtctatgggaaacgaaattacatggggctgagattgcaagtcctacagcttccacacgatgtcgccagtcttgtcaattgcctgggctttgtttcttggtcaaacgagtaaaagagagcccattccttacggtctccgacaggatgttttggaggagaaatttcagaacatgatttgaagacgtggagctattcaatacacatcgccccgtgatcaatttgatagattattaacgtttactaatacctaaagttggattacaaaagtatttcgaagtgttttgtgaaagtttatcgtcgacttttttaattttgaaaaatgacgttgcgttttaaaacgctgttttttcctggatcacacacttttcatagatcgatatttagggtatatatggaccgatttaataaaaaaaaagacccaatagtgatgtttatgggacatctaggagtgccaacaaagaagctcgtcgaaggtaatgaatgttttatattttatttctgcgttttgtgtagcgccagctatgctaattattttgtttacgtccccttcaggtatatcggggtgttgcatgctatcagataatagcttctcatgctttcgtcgaaaagcattttaaaaatctgacttgttggctggattcacaacgagtgtagctttaattcagtaccctgcatgtgtgttttaatgaacgtttgagttttaatgagtgctattagcatttagcgtagcgcatttgcatttccagatggctagatggcacgcctgcgtgtcgggtgcgcTTAAGaggttaacgggattgcagccctaagaagttttaaagcatcagaccagttctgtacatatagttgattttattaaaagGTGTTtttatatggaaaaatacaaacAACATTTCAACTAATCGATTGGTGGAATGAACAGATGACTCTTGGTTGACCAAGACTTATTTTAGGTGGGGACAGCACTAGAACATGATTTGGGGCTCCTGAGtgatgcagcggtctaagacactgcatctcagtgcctgaggcgtcactacagacaccccggttcgagtccaggctgtgTTTCAAACCGGCTGTTATTGTGAATTAAacaaaggttacattttttttcaataatataaAACAtagttcagaccccttccctttttccacattttgttacgttacagacttattttaatcctcattaatctacacacatgaatgacaaagtgaaaacaggtaaaaaacagaaataccttatttacttaagtattcagaccctttgctatgagactcacaaTTGctttcaggtgcatcctgtttccatgagCCTCTTATGGCTGCGATCCCCgtacagggatcaacatcaggGGAAATGTCAGAGTGATAACTAAAAATACAACGtcgtaacattaaacattcttgaaaatgcaagtgtcttacacccttcaaaagattagaatcttggtaatcaaactacgctttccaatttaaaatagctattacagagaacaaataccacgcttttgtttgagaagagcAATCAACAACAGAAACATTTTTCGTCATGAGTTTTTACACATTCACATCTGAAAGTAAAATTATGACTAACATTCTGATATCGTGCTCTTATTTCTCTTCCTGAGGGTCccagtgatcaaatgaagtgccGTTTTCTTTGATAAAATCCATGTTTATAGCCTAAATTGAAACATTTTGTCAACCATTTGTGCCCTGAATTCCATTATCAATTTTTTTTATGGAGCATTCAACGTTATTACACACAGTAAACAATAGTTTATCTAGTCATGGTTGGTTTCAGTGCATTCCTCTGGATGTTTGCAACACAGCCAATAGTCAGTGTTTTTTTTGCGGGGAGTATTGACCGAAGTCAACTGTTTTGAAGACAAAGTGCAATGACTTCCTTGCGCACCAATCAAGCATCGTTGATTTGGCTGTATTTCTGCCTAATGACCACGGATCTTCATGAATATCTAGGTTATGGGTTGGACCACCATTCCTTGTTTGTAAGGAAGACATTTGAAGACATCATGAAGACATCATGGCGAATAAATCAGGAAAAGCGAAGTCCAAAAGTCTAAGTATACAGATATACACCAGATTATAGAAGAGATTGAtcgggaaagtgagacagatATTTTGTTTGAGGAATCTTGAAGTGTTAGGATTCAAACAGGAGCTGAGGAGCTGTTTCTGCAAGGACAGGACGTACTTCTGGACGGGTAAGTGCTAATGCCGTTTtatgaaatataaatatatatttttgcaaaaaaacaattggtttgtttgggtgtgtgtgttggtttgtttagacacacacacacatacatacacacatacatacatacgtacgtacgtatgtatgtatgtatatacagtgccttgcgaaagtattcagcccccttgaactttgcgaccttttgccacatatcaggcttcaaacataaagatataaaactgtatttttttgtgaagaatcaacaacaagtgggaccgaatcctgaagtggaacgacatttattggatatttcaaacttttttaacaaatcaaaaacggaaaaattgggcgtgcaaaattattcagcccccttaagttaatactttgtagcgccacctttagctgcgattacagctgtaagtcgcttggggtatgtctctatcagttttgcacatcgagagactgaaattttttcccattcctccttgcaaaacagctcgagctcagtgaggttggatggagagcatttgtgaacagcagttttcagatCTTTCCagagattctcgattggattcaggtctggactttgactaggccattctaacacctggatatgtttatttttgaaccattccattgtagattttgctttatgttttggatcattgtcttgttggaagacaaatctcagtcccagtctcaggtcttttgcagactccatcaggttttcttccataatggtcctgtatttggctccatccatcttcccatcaattttaaccatcttccctgtccctgctgaagaaaaccatccccaaaccatgatgctgccaccaccatgtttgacagtggggatggtgtgttcacggtgttgcttttacgccaaacaaagttttgcattgttgccaaaaagttcaattttggtttcatctgaccagagcgccttcttccacatgtttggtgtgtctcccaggtggcttgtggcaaactttaaacgacactttttatggatatctttaagaaatggctttctttttgccactcttccataaaggccagatttgagcaatatacgactgattgttgtcctatggacagagtctcccacctcagctgtagatctctgcagttcatccagagtgatcatgggcctcttggctgcatctctgatcagtcttctccttgtatgagctgaaagtttagagggacggccaggtcttggtagatttgcagtggtctgatactccttccatttcaatattatcgcttgcacagtgctccttgggatgtttaaagcttgggaaatatttttgtatccaaatccggctttaaacttcttcacaacagtatctcggacctgcctggtgtgttccttgttcttcatgatgctctctgcgcttttaacggacctctgagactatcacagtgcaggtgcatttatacggagacttgattacacacaggtggattgtatttatcatcattagtcatttaggtcaacattggatcattcagagatcctcactgaacttctggagagagtttgctgcactgaaagtaaaggggctgaataattttgcacgcccaattttcagtttttgatttgttcaaaaagtttgaaatatccaataaatgtcgttccacttcatgattgtgtcccacttgttgttgattcttcacaaaaaaatacagttttatctctttatgtttgaagcctgaaatgtggaaaaaggttgcaaagttcaagggggacgaatacttccgcaaggcactgtatatatatattttaatttttttattcaaatggaatggagtagaacagcaaacacacacatggccaCTGCGCCTGCTACTCCTCTCCATTTCCATATGAAATAGCCATTGGGTGCAGGCCCGCAACAATGGCCGGAGTTGAATCGAATAGCACTTCACCTTtgtgactgttccctctgctctatacaatacatatctgtttatttaatgtgatgataaaaggctcatacaatacaaatatattttttaatgttttctttcacagtgatagcGACTTCGATTGGGAGCCCCCGGTGCCAAGCTGCCcgctctacctctgccccctctactCCTGCCTCCAGTGGTGTTCATATGCCACAGTTCATTACTGCAGGCATGACTGTGCCTCGGTGcgaaaagggcacagcatggaggcgtcgttgtgttctgtgtcgcatgacctgcaccacttgttcagtttgcttctgctttacatcagaaagagactgctatgggacatcgcacaggcagcaaaatattgtgtagaggacttccAAAGGGTCtgttttttttaaaatatttttttctaatattaaaaaaaacatatttagaaAAACAATGTGTGTTAGAAttgctttttgatatgttgtatatagttatttgcacagttgtatatagttatagtcatttcaacaatttggccacttgggtacatttgggcaacttgtgtgggacacctgggtgacttcatgctaaatgtcatgtagctcacccattcctgaagttagtctgaaactttgcacacataCAGTTGCCCTCTTGTGTTATCCATCAAAATGATCTCCAGCATCCTCTCTGACTGTGTGGCTATTCTAGTACATGTGAAAGATGATactacaacaataaaaaacagaaaacgtatgctctttctttctcttttcttccaccagatctactgtgttatattctcctccattcaattaacatttccacaaacttcagaatgtttccattcaaatgataccaagaatatgcatatccttgcctctggggctgagctacaggcaattagattagggtatgtcttcaggtggaaattgagAACAAGGGATGCAgccatcatccttgagatgtatcTATAACTTGttcggagtccacctgtggtaaattcaattgattgggcatgatttggaaggcacacacctgtctatatatggtcccacagttgacagtgcatgtgcatgtcagagcaaaaaccaagcaatgtggtcgaaagaattgtccgtagagctccgagacaggattgcgtcaaggcacagatctggggaagggtaccaaaaataaTTATGCTGCATTGAAGGCTTCCCTCTGACACAGCCtactatataggtcctggatggcaggaagcttggccacagtggTGTAatgggctgttcgcactaccctctgtagagccttatggtcagatgccgagcagatgccataccaggcggtgatgcaaccggtcagaatgctctcaatggtgcagctgtattaccttttgaggatctggtgacccatgccaaatcttttcagtctcctgagggggaaaaggttttgttgtgccctcttcacgactgtcttggtatatacccacgtgggtgattgaaagatgaactgaggtccacactccagtccagtttatggtggtaatgcaccttaaagttggttgccaaccgccatataaagtccaaagaagaaaaagcccGAAGGAAGGAGAAATGACGAGAAACAAATTTGGATTACCTTTTGGGGGATCGCAACTTTGATGTCAAAGTATTTGAAATAATTTGGATGTGATATGAAAGTATTATTTTCAATTACTTTGATGTGACATTTAAGTATTGTGTGAAATTATTTTGAGGTGATATGAAAGTACAGCGATTTATGTTACTAGAAACATATTGCAATTGAGAATAGATTCACATTTAGATGGAATATTTGACTATTTTAGCTGCCAGAGCCAGTCTACCTCTGAAAATAACATACAGTCTTTGGACCTTGAGCAGTAACGGGAGCAGGAATCAGCAGTAGACACAATAACAAAGCGAACTCCCCGCCCGTTTCGataaaagctgagggatggggctggagaaatgcaaccatacatgatatcaacatgatagttttaaccatgtttcgAGGATATACTGTGTTTGTTTATATTTACTGACAAACATTGGAGAAAATAAAGTCTTATATTCTGGGTTCTGATGGTGTACAACagctgaactaagctcatgaggtatGTATTTAGAAGTGAATTCTTAAAGAAAcaaatgggtacatatcattaatgCATAAGTCCCAAAATGGATGTAACAACTGCTGATTGCACCTTTAAGAGTACATCTTGGGCTAAGCTAATAGGAGCGATTGAGGAATACAATATTTCAGGCATTGTCATTGGATGCATTTGATCAATTGTTTACGTTTTGTTGATGGTCCACTCTTGATGTTCTACACGTTTCAGTGTAGCTTCAGCCATTCCTTCAGAACAACATTAAAGTGGAGAACCCAGCGGCGTGCCGTGGGCCTGGGCCTTCAGTGAggtcctacacagtcccacccgaattaatccaactcttattaccatcattatgatgccatggctctagaccaggggtgtcaaagtcaaatggacggagggccaaataaaaaatttagctacaagccgagggccggactgttcgaatgttcattgaaaattttttaaatgacgcatatagtctagtgaacctaattgaacctactgaaaacctaacaaatatattccaatatgatcagataaataaagcaatattttcttatggctctgtcagtaatctttaattttcaacagacacaaaagacaaatttcctttatataaaaatccccataacatgaacattaaatgaaagaaaccggtattcaaggcaccatcagtagcctatattttctattttagcaaaagtgggctaaatttacttcaaagaaaaaaacaataatagcaattttctatcatccactcaactgaaatatttttaaaatataattggattgaaatacaataaaataaagtgcaaaaatctattaatcaaaaacaacactttgtttaaggagaagtaacatgcagtgaaaacaaatattaaactttaacttttaaacttgaactgagtaaaaactctaaatatgtgattgcacagtaatgttcacttgtttgaggttgagggtgatacttggtggtgtcccatcttttccacaagttcatcaatgttcggggtaaggctctgagctgaggaaatcctcagaattgagtggaggtgttcagcagtaagtcgacttctgtgtgatgttttgttcaagttcatcaaagaaaacagttgttcacacaggtatgtgctgccaaacatagacaacgtttgagcagcctggatgcgcagctggggcattgtgtcggggaggaaacgggcgaactccgcagcacccactgccgcatatttcgccctcagtgcatcattgcattggaggtcaatcaactccatttggaggtttggtggtgagctttccacgtcaacagcaaatgggttaccgagcagttccaacctgcttttttgtgcttcaaagtcagcaaatcggcgtcgaaagtcagcggcaagcatacctattttatcagccaactgtgcgctcgggaac includes these proteins:
- the LOC124024331 gene encoding zinc finger and SCAN domain-containing protein 2-like is translated as MSSLSYSLPDKDEEVCWTEKEALIKEEEEEKYVTIQKQVEGEAVTVKEEEKDVSVKEEEDTFRVKEEGAFFGVKEEEGEITVTLEEEEQVGDLFNTRERRDYRGSSGKPQQPYDDAEEAEKSLSRSEHLNKHLQRSTGRRTHCCSDCGKRFTSSGIKMHQRTHTGEKSYSCVQCGKSFGGSGSLTVHQRTHTGENPFSCGHCGKGCTTSGHLTIHQRTHTGEKSYSCGQCGKSFGQSGELTVHQRTHTGEKPYICVQCGKNFGRSGSLTVHQRTHTGEKPYCCDQCGKRCTTSGNLTLHQRAHTGEKPYTCGQCGKSFAASSTLTQHQRTHTGEKPFSCVQCGKSFAASSTLTLHQRTHTGEKSYSCVQCGKSFSQSCHLTLHQRTHTGEKPYSCNQCGKSFTQLNSLILHQRTHTGEKPYSCVQCGKSFRQSCHLTLHQKTHTGENSSENT